In Labilibaculum sp. DW002, one DNA window encodes the following:
- the dnaB gene encoding replicative DNA helicase, with the protein MNNMIKSPISEYLPPQAIEIEEAILGAIMIDSNSIIKVKSILKPESFYKQAHQKLYKSILELSSRDEQIDILTVTEELKRQGDLESVGGPYYVSQLTSRVASAVHIEFHARIVVQKFIQRELIRMSAEAQTMAYDDSLDVLDLLSKVQGDISNLIEDNIKKESPQFHQLIDQTLDQISEAGKRDDGICGVPSDFIALDRVTSGFQNSELIVIGGRPSMGKTAFVLTMVRNMAVDHKIPVAVFSLGMKDDKLVKRILSSESELGSEKLRSGNLESFEEEILSSRVEELKKAPIYIDDIADIDIKTLEIDCFRKKAKLNIECIVIDGIELIRSRGTYYGNQKDKLVEISKDLKRLAMKLNIPIVITSSLERGVEQRTGEAKSPMLVDLDSAYSLDVYADLILLLNRPDRYGITEDAEGNSLIGIADVFIAKHSNGACGEIQLRYRNQLARFTDLEGEISYSFGRESLEDVKTFSSSMNHPPKDYDSNFDDTPPF; encoded by the coding sequence ATGAACAATATGATTAAGTCGCCAATTTCTGAGTATTTACCTCCTCAAGCAATAGAAATAGAAGAGGCAATATTAGGGGCAATAATGATAGATTCGAATTCTATTATTAAAGTGAAAAGTATATTGAAGCCAGAGTCATTTTATAAACAGGCTCATCAGAAATTGTATAAATCTATATTAGAATTGAGCTCTAGAGATGAACAGATTGATATTCTTACTGTAACAGAAGAGCTTAAGAGACAGGGTGATCTAGAAAGTGTTGGAGGACCTTATTATGTCTCACAATTAACTTCTCGTGTTGCTAGTGCTGTTCATATCGAATTTCATGCTAGAATAGTTGTTCAGAAATTTATTCAGCGTGAACTTATTAGAATGTCAGCTGAAGCTCAAACTATGGCTTATGATGACAGTTTAGATGTATTGGATTTATTGAGTAAGGTGCAAGGGGATATTTCTAATTTAATCGAAGATAATATTAAAAAGGAATCACCTCAGTTTCATCAATTGATTGATCAGACTTTAGATCAAATATCGGAAGCAGGAAAACGCGACGATGGAATTTGCGGTGTTCCGTCTGACTTTATTGCTCTCGATAGAGTTACATCAGGGTTTCAAAATTCTGAGCTTATCGTTATTGGAGGGCGTCCTTCAATGGGAAAAACGGCTTTTGTTTTAACCATGGTCAGAAATATGGCAGTCGATCATAAAATTCCGGTTGCCGTATTCTCTTTAGGAATGAAAGATGATAAACTTGTAAAACGCATATTGAGCAGTGAATCAGAATTGGGTTCAGAAAAATTAAGAAGTGGTAATCTTGAAAGTTTCGAAGAGGAGATACTTAGTAGTAGAGTTGAAGAATTGAAAAAAGCACCAATTTATATAGATGATATTGCTGATATAGATATCAAAACTTTAGAAATCGATTGCTTCAGAAAAAAAGCCAAATTAAACATAGAGTGTATTGTTATAGATGGTATTGAATTGATAAGATCAAGAGGAACATATTATGGGAATCAAAAAGATAAGCTAGTTGAAATATCTAAGGATTTAAAAAGGCTTGCTATGAAATTGAATATTCCTATCGTGATAACATCGTCTCTTGAAAGAGGGGTGGAGCAACGAACTGGTGAAGCAAAAAGTCCTATGCTTGTAGATTTAGATTCGGCATATTCACTTGATGTTTATGCAGATTTAATATTGTTACTTAACCGTCCGGATCGCTATGGTATAACTGAAGATGCTGAGGGAAATTCATTAATAGGTATAGCAGATGTTTTTATTGCAAAACATAGTAATGGTGCTTGTGGAGAAATCCAATTACGTTATCGAAATCAATTAGCACGATTTACGGATTTAGAAGGTGAAATTTCATATTCTTTTGGTAGGGAGAGTTTGGAGGATGTGAAAACATTTTCCTCTAGTATGAATCATCCGCCTAAAGATTACGATAGTAATTTTGACGATACTCCTCCATTTTAA
- a CDS encoding DUF3696 domain-containing protein: MPNIEGIGLQNFRTFNKKEELEFAPITLITGTNNAGKSSIFRAIQFLIHNFKDGIVSENLDFKTMQHELGNLERVVNRVTMETFKDSKLPKSQHMYSRLADFHKNNGKDSCELPVFKEDEDLVFTFPILFGGRREISAAIEVRYELKRFIHKKEDREEVTVSHDIKNIAIVRNGEYLHWSNIIGYRENYDEAPEWEMVTNIDLKKIIQLIIDTPIVEINEKLEPNEKTEDFFTIDLYSRIKKYNHTYFDFPFFKNTNDDYEAFTEKFIKGKSLFSDYSGLTKEEKSKLLAIEEKITTELLKGKDNSQYKILECFKNSFSNILDGMERDIVSAELKKEEPEEEQNSKSQSLRELYNSQMFQTTPNSELFTNLLNAIEKDFIDTVQKKIDCLKKVYFLPTTRGRNREWFIDEQNSEDIQIVRDFSAIYLEHHPQIKSFVNFWIGKGEIDELDENGKNKQKGFKIGKELSVFRDEAIGLTKIFLVNFDDTKTPLVDLGYGVSQLLPIIMKVAIIAQKHQSIHEYAWNDQDGFYEKQTIYFNPSTLLIEEPEANLHPSLQSKMAELFIDAASRFNIQFIIETHSEYLIYKFQEYVGQKIVSTSDIRMYYFNHPNDVREGLKDKYINHVQIDNDGSIDYNKYFGKGFFDEQTNLKLSLLNIQRNRFIEDYNSINEKLKESHEKLVDYDAKIEKLNQELLTTTSGKNDLEEQLNKIEREKEEKELELQKLIKEQEEKIDEYVAKNDYSKYKTEVEAIIDKTKISNSKTLQYLSTGKFLLKNLDDSADFAPVIIQYGRAVEFELRKWLDDFKSSIISTDIPSLCNDTNYKDKFRQVFSDLGLILVDNEINYEINTGEKIDLFNLRNYIQSNPKWTFGKSTQIFELFYYVSPTKNSTYNYNSVALIVKFSNYLKSIWTDYHTAEGLFDTFRNILDLRNCAGHTYNSSVCASDIIDKNTAEIYVAKVEAIFKCL; this comes from the coding sequence ATGCCAAATATAGAAGGAATAGGTTTACAAAATTTTAGGACTTTTAATAAAAAAGAAGAACTTGAATTTGCGCCAATTACATTAATTACAGGTACTAATAATGCAGGGAAAAGCTCTATTTTCAGAGCGATACAATTCTTGATTCATAATTTTAAAGATGGAATAGTTTCAGAAAACTTAGATTTTAAGACTATGCAACATGAACTTGGAAATCTTGAACGCGTAGTTAATCGAGTTACAATGGAGACTTTCAAAGATTCAAAACTTCCCAAAAGTCAACATATGTATTCAAGACTTGCTGATTTTCATAAAAATAATGGGAAGGACTCCTGTGAACTACCTGTTTTTAAAGAGGATGAAGATTTAGTATTTACTTTTCCAATTCTATTTGGAGGCAGACGAGAGATAAGTGCAGCTATAGAAGTTAGATATGAGCTAAAGCGTTTTATACATAAGAAAGAAGATAGAGAAGAAGTAACAGTTTCACACGATATTAAAAATATTGCCATTGTAAGGAATGGAGAATATCTTCATTGGTCAAATATAATAGGATATAGAGAGAATTATGATGAAGCTCCTGAGTGGGAAATGGTAACAAATATTGATTTAAAAAAAATTATTCAACTTATAATAGATACACCAATTGTAGAAATAAACGAAAAATTAGAACCTAATGAAAAAACGGAAGATTTTTTTACTATTGACCTATATAGTAGAATTAAAAAGTATAACCACACTTACTTTGATTTTCCATTCTTTAAAAATACAAATGATGACTATGAAGCTTTTACAGAAAAATTCATCAAAGGAAAAAGTTTATTCTCTGATTATTCAGGATTAACCAAAGAAGAGAAGTCGAAACTACTAGCTATTGAAGAAAAAATCACGACTGAACTTCTCAAAGGAAAAGATAATAGCCAGTATAAAATCTTGGAATGTTTCAAAAATAGTTTTTCTAATATTCTGGATGGTATGGAAAGAGACATTGTAAGTGCTGAGCTTAAAAAAGAAGAACCAGAAGAAGAACAAAATAGCAAATCACAGAGCTTGCGTGAACTGTATAATTCTCAAATGTTTCAAACAACCCCTAATAGTGAACTTTTTACAAACCTATTGAACGCGATAGAAAAAGATTTTATTGATACTGTTCAGAAGAAAATTGATTGTTTAAAAAAGGTTTATTTTCTACCAACAACAAGAGGTAGAAACAGAGAATGGTTTATTGATGAACAGAATAGTGAAGACATTCAAATTGTAAGAGATTTCTCTGCTATATATTTAGAACATCATCCACAAATCAAAAGTTTTGTGAATTTTTGGATTGGAAAAGGAGAAATTGATGAATTGGATGAAAATGGAAAAAATAAACAGAAAGGCTTCAAAATTGGGAAAGAACTTTCAGTATTTAGAGACGAGGCGATAGGGTTAACTAAAATATTTTTAGTCAATTTTGATGATACAAAAACGCCTTTAGTCGATTTAGGATATGGTGTTTCCCAATTGCTGCCAATCATTATGAAGGTAGCTATTATTGCCCAAAAGCATCAAAGCATACATGAATATGCATGGAATGATCAAGACGGATTTTATGAAAAACAAACAATATATTTCAATCCTTCAACTTTGTTAATTGAAGAACCAGAAGCTAACCTACATCCATCTTTACAATCAAAAATGGCGGAATTATTTATTGATGCGGCTTCTAGGTTTAATATACAATTTATTATAGAAACACATAGCGAGTATCTAATTTATAAATTTCAAGAATATGTAGGTCAAAAAATAGTTTCTACCAGTGACATTAGAATGTATTACTTTAATCACCCTAATGATGTAAGAGAAGGATTGAAAGATAAGTACATCAATCATGTTCAGATTGATAACGATGGCAGCATTGATTATAACAAGTATTTTGGAAAAGGCTTTTTTGATGAGCAAACTAATTTGAAATTAAGCTTGTTGAATATTCAGAGAAACCGTTTTATTGAAGATTATAATTCAATAAATGAAAAACTTAAAGAGTCTCATGAAAAACTTGTAGACTATGATGCTAAAATAGAAAAACTCAATCAGGAGCTGTTAACTACAACTTCGGGGAAGAATGATTTAGAAGAACAGCTTAATAAAATAGAAAGAGAGAAAGAGGAAAAAGAATTAGAACTTCAAAAACTTATAAAAGAACAAGAAGAAAAAATTGATGAGTATGTTGCTAAAAATGACTATTCAAAGTATAAAACAGAAGTTGAAGCGATTATTGATAAAACTAAAATTAGTAATTCAAAAACACTCCAATATTTATCAACAGGTAAGTTTCTACTAAAGAATTTAGATGATAGTGCTGATTTTGCGCCTGTTATTATTCAATATGGTCGAGCAGTTGAATTTGAGTTAAGAAAATGGTTGGATGATTTTAAAAGTAGTATCATTTCTACTGATATACCTAGCTTGTGTAACGATACAAACTATAAAGATAAATTTAGACAAGTATTTTCTGATTTGGGACTTATTCTTGTCGATAATGAAATTAATTATGAAATAAACACAGGTGAAAAAATAGACTTGTTTAATCTAAGAAACTATATACAAAGTAATCCTAAGTGGACATTTGGAAAATCTACCCAAATTTTTGAATTATTTTACTATGTCTCACCAACAAAAAATTCTACTTATAATTATAACTCTGTGGCTTTAATCGTAAAATTTTCAAATTATTTGAAGAGTATTTGGACAGATTATCATACGGCAGAAGGATTATTTGATACTTTTCGAAATATATTAGATTTGAGAAATTGTGCTGGACATACTTATAATAGTAGTGTTTGTGCCAGTGATATTATTGATAAGAATACAGCAGAGATTTACGTTGCTAAGGTTGAAGCTATATTTAAATGTTTATAG